The following are from one region of the Paraglaciecola sp. L1A13 genome:
- a CDS encoding rhodanese-like domain-containing protein, translating into MQNKVLDYSQYIDQVRQTIKEVTCEEYAKRPEQYPILVDVREAEECQSGVLPGALVIPRGLLEAKLSGLAVCANKADPTTWLAQQNILLYCRSGGRSALAAESLLHMGFKQVFSLAGGTLRWCELGYKLSNDI; encoded by the coding sequence ATGCAAAACAAAGTATTAGATTATTCGCAGTATATTGACCAAGTCAGGCAAACCATCAAAGAGGTTACGTGTGAAGAGTATGCAAAAAGGCCAGAACAATATCCTATCTTAGTCGATGTTCGTGAAGCCGAGGAATGTCAGTCAGGTGTTCTACCTGGTGCACTCGTCATACCCAGAGGTCTGCTTGAAGCTAAACTGAGTGGTTTGGCCGTATGTGCGAATAAAGCTGACCCAACCACCTGGCTAGCCCAGCAAAATATATTGCTTTACTGTCGCTCAGGCGGGCGCTCAGCACTAGCAGCAGAATCATTGTTACATATGGGATTTAAACAAGTATTTTCGCTAGCGGGGGGCACACTAAGATGGTGCGAGCTCGGCTATAAGCTGTCGAACGACATTTAA
- a CDS encoding sulfite exporter TauE/SafE family protein — translation MLLVSAGLIGLSLGLLGAGGSILTVPALTLFLGLDEKSAITSSMIIVGMIATVGSIRAYRNGALDKRIIISFGMVSLPFAALGARLGIWMPPGSQTVLLVVIMAIVAIKMFADKPPTSGKSPSTWALLSAAATVGLVTGVVGVGGGFLIVPALVIFAGANMQSAVSNSLLLIVINSATAFTSIALSDQSPELNWLIILTMAGVGAVSVLAGQSISSHLDQHKLKRGFSILIVVVAIWLLANLFY, via the coding sequence ATGTTGCTAGTAAGCGCTGGTTTAATTGGCCTTAGTTTAGGATTGCTCGGTGCCGGTGGCTCAATATTGACCGTTCCCGCGCTAACCCTTTTCCTCGGTCTGGACGAAAAAAGTGCCATAACCAGCTCAATGATCATAGTCGGTATGATTGCGACTGTCGGCAGTATAAGAGCCTATCGAAACGGCGCCCTCGACAAACGCATAATTATCAGTTTTGGCATGGTAAGTTTACCATTTGCCGCTTTAGGGGCACGGCTAGGGATATGGATGCCGCCAGGCAGCCAAACTGTTCTACTCGTTGTTATTATGGCTATTGTTGCGATAAAAATGTTTGCCGATAAACCGCCTACTTCTGGCAAATCACCGAGTACATGGGCATTGCTAAGTGCAGCAGCAACGGTGGGGCTTGTCACTGGCGTGGTGGGTGTTGGTGGTGGCTTCTTAATCGTGCCGGCTTTGGTTATTTTTGCTGGTGCAAATATGCAAAGTGCGGTTTCCAATAGTCTGCTTCTAATCGTAATTAACTCGGCCACAGCTTTTACCTCTATTGCGCTTAGCGACCAATCCCCTGAATTAAACTGGCTGATTATTTTAACGATGGCTGGTGTAGGTGCCGTATCTGTCTTGGCGGGGCAGTCGATATCTTCACACTTAGATCAACATAAACTCAAACGTGGATTTTCCATTCTTATAGTAGTCGTGGCGATTTGGCTGCTAGCAAACTTATTTTATTGA
- a CDS encoding MBL fold metallo-hydrolase → MAVQVNGFFHEGTGTISYIVVDSERRHAVIIDSVLDFDLSSGEVSAEFADKQLDFLRDNNLQLDWILDTHAHADHLSAANYLRTKTSVKTVIGEGIKVVEDHFAKTFNHESQSTHLYQAFDRLLTEGETLDFGSASLKGMSTPGHTSDSQSYVIEDNIFVGDTLFMPDGGTARCDFPGGDAGLLWDSISRIHQLPAHYKIWVCHDYQPEGRELRYQTTVGESRSSNIHVNSQMDKAQYVALRNTRDKTLAVPKLLYPSLQVNLQSGVLPEPESNGMRYIKIPLTDNTH, encoded by the coding sequence ATGGCGGTTCAAGTTAACGGTTTTTTTCATGAAGGTACGGGCACCATTAGCTACATCGTGGTTGATAGTGAGCGTAGACACGCTGTGATAATAGACAGCGTACTGGATTTTGATCTTTCATCTGGAGAAGTAAGTGCAGAATTCGCGGATAAGCAATTAGACTTTTTACGCGATAATAATTTGCAACTTGATTGGATTTTAGACACCCATGCTCATGCTGACCATTTGAGTGCTGCTAATTATTTACGCACTAAAACATCGGTTAAAACGGTTATTGGTGAAGGTATTAAGGTTGTGGAAGATCATTTTGCTAAAACGTTTAATCATGAAAGTCAGTCGACCCACTTATACCAAGCGTTTGACCGCTTATTAACAGAAGGGGAAACATTAGACTTTGGCTCTGCATCATTGAAAGGAATGAGCACGCCGGGGCACACTAGTGACAGCCAAAGCTATGTGATTGAAGATAATATTTTTGTCGGTGATACTTTATTTATGCCGGATGGCGGTACTGCTCGTTGTGATTTTCCTGGAGGCGATGCTGGATTATTGTGGGATAGCATCAGTCGTATTCATCAATTACCTGCACATTACAAAATTTGGGTCTGCCATGATTATCAGCCTGAAGGACGTGAGTTGCGTTATCAAACGACAGTAGGTGAAAGTCGTTCTTCAAATATCCATGTAAATTCCCAAATGGATAAAGCACAATATGTGGCATTACGAAACACTCGTGATAAAACCCTTGCGGTGCCCAAATTATTGTACCCCTCCTTGCAGGTGAACTTGCAGTCAGGCGTATTACCAGAGCCTGAGAGTAACGGTATGCGGTATATTAAAATTCCGTTAACGGATAACACTCATTAA
- a CDS encoding response regulator, producing MSPSDIKVAIVEDNGMARINLRNHLMEMGFTEVGCFSNGRELKAHAKLRRIDLLLMDYHLGQNKNGVEIVQELQEQGLLKSSTSIIFITSDRLPIIVGQIVDVHPDALVIKPYTIRSIEKNISACLNFRHYLMPVFKLMDDGEFDLALDKLNYMLERNSRPRMRSQMVKLQARLLIKVKLFKEAAKVYQDVLRGSDKIIWAKWGLIQSLYLDGQIQQSEEMLLTLTNTQLTSDKAREWLARICISNNQYAQAEDHIDKIREGEMSVSAARLKAYIFQAQERNSEAIQLLEKKRESNRGIRERFDELTLDLARCYLQEAEGKKANERDKTLQVAKFLIGSAGRKNQDQKLVIKKDFLFAALAVMAGDVDKATEILQREGMDDIDSNDIMQMTDAVSAWKGIGNDLKASEILALCKARLEQIEDGNEATVANMIVVKREETIGERRPEAMSLNKTGLEHYVKHDYQKATQDFYQAYLLFPREVAFSLNLLQSLVESGEARYQSLNTAQFLKELSRRQMTPNNLKRLEEIGKKVERAPSKFPL from the coding sequence ATGTCCCCTAGTGATATTAAAGTAGCTATTGTTGAAGATAACGGTATGGCGCGCATTAATTTACGTAACCACTTAATGGAAATGGGGTTTACCGAGGTCGGCTGTTTCAGTAATGGTCGTGAATTAAAAGCCCATGCTAAGCTGCGCCGGATTGATTTATTGCTGATGGATTACCACCTAGGGCAAAACAAGAATGGCGTAGAAATCGTCCAAGAATTACAAGAACAAGGTTTACTGAAAAGCTCTACCAGCATTATTTTTATCACCTCAGACCGCTTACCCATAATCGTTGGACAAATCGTCGATGTCCACCCAGATGCTCTTGTTATTAAGCCTTACACGATCCGTAGCATTGAGAAAAACATCTCAGCATGTTTAAATTTCCGCCACTATCTGATGCCCGTATTTAAGCTGATGGATGACGGTGAATTTGATTTAGCTTTAGATAAATTAAACTACATGCTGGAACGTAACAGTCGTCCACGTATGCGCAGTCAAATGGTCAAATTACAAGCTCGCTTGCTAATCAAAGTGAAGCTTTTCAAAGAGGCGGCCAAGGTATATCAAGACGTGTTACGCGGTTCAGATAAAATAATATGGGCGAAATGGGGCTTGATTCAAAGTCTGTATCTAGATGGGCAAATACAACAAAGCGAAGAAATGCTGTTAACGCTTACCAATACGCAATTGACCAGCGATAAAGCACGAGAATGGCTAGCACGAATTTGTATTAGCAATAATCAATATGCTCAAGCAGAAGACCACATAGATAAGATCCGTGAAGGAGAAATGTCGGTTTCGGCGGCCCGCTTAAAAGCCTATATATTTCAAGCCCAAGAACGCAACAGCGAAGCGATTCAATTACTTGAGAAAAAGCGCGAGTCAAATCGCGGGATCCGTGAACGTTTCGATGAATTAACCCTCGATTTAGCACGCTGTTATTTGCAAGAAGCCGAAGGCAAAAAAGCCAACGAACGAGATAAAACCTTACAAGTCGCTAAATTTTTAATTGGCTCAGCGGGGCGCAAAAACCAAGACCAGAAGCTAGTGATTAAAAAAGACTTTTTATTCGCCGCTTTAGCAGTCATGGCTGGGGATGTAGACAAAGCCACTGAAATATTGCAAAGAGAAGGCATGGACGACATAGACAGTAATGACATCATGCAAATGACCGACGCTGTTTCTGCTTGGAAAGGTATTGGCAATGACCTTAAAGCCAGTGAAATATTAGCCTTGTGTAAAGCACGTTTAGAGCAAATTGAAGATGGCAACGAAGCAACCGTTGCCAATATGATAGTGGTGAAGCGCGAAGAGACCATCGGCGAGCGTAGGCCTGAAGCCATGAGTCTGAACAAAACCGGCTTAGAGCATTATGTAAAACACGATTATCAAAAAGCCACACAAGACTTTTATCAAGCCTATTTACTCTTCCCTCGGGAGGTCGCTTTTAGCTTAAATTTACTGCAAAGCTTAGTCGAATCAGGTGAGGCAAGATATCAAAGCCTGAATACGGCTCAATTTTTAAAAGAACTTTCTCGTCGCCAAATGACCCCCAATAATCTTAAACGGCTAGAGGAAATAGGCAAAAAAGTAGAGAGAGCACCTAGTAAATTTCCTTTATAA
- a CDS encoding CoA-acylating methylmalonate-semialdehyde dehydrogenase: protein MQHIPLLINGEFISSESLQFIDVTNPANNTVIAKAPIASDAEIDKAVACAKEAFLTWREVPVSERARVMMRYQQLLKEHHDEIATILSSETGKTFADAKGDVWRGIEVVEQAMNVPSMMMGETSENVARGIDTYSYTQPLGVCLGITPFNFPAMIPLWMFPLAVACGNTFILKPSEQDPLTPTRLAELFIEAGAPKGVLNVIHGGKDQVNRLLNHDDISAVSFVGSVPVGQHVYKTATDNMKRAQCFAGAKNHSVIMPDANKQQVLNNLVGASVGAAGQRCMAISVAVFVGDAGEWVEELANMIGQVKPGLWDDEDAAYGPLISPQAKARVLSLIQQGKDEGATCLIDGSDFTLKGYEKGNWVGPTVFSDVTEEMQIYQQEIFGPVLCCMVVDTLEEAIALVNRNPFGNGTSIFTASGAAARKYQHEIEVGQVGINVPIPVPLPFFSFTGWKNSFYGDMHAYGKQAVRFYSETKTVTARWFENDIPSGPNMTINLK, encoded by the coding sequence ATGCAACACATTCCTCTACTTATAAACGGTGAGTTTATTTCATCTGAATCACTACAGTTTATCGATGTCACCAACCCTGCAAACAACACTGTTATCGCCAAAGCCCCCATTGCCAGCGATGCAGAAATAGATAAAGCTGTGGCTTGTGCAAAAGAAGCTTTTTTAACCTGGCGTGAAGTACCTGTGTCAGAGCGTGCACGCGTGATGATGCGCTACCAACAATTACTTAAAGAGCATCATGACGAGATAGCAACAATACTCAGTAGTGAAACGGGTAAAACATTTGCTGATGCTAAAGGTGATGTTTGGCGTGGTATTGAAGTCGTCGAACAAGCCATGAATGTGCCTTCAATGATGATGGGTGAAACGTCTGAAAATGTCGCTCGGGGCATAGACACCTACAGCTATACCCAGCCATTAGGCGTGTGCTTAGGCATTACACCATTTAATTTTCCCGCAATGATCCCGTTGTGGATGTTTCCCTTGGCAGTGGCGTGCGGCAATACTTTTATCCTTAAACCGTCAGAGCAAGACCCATTAACACCCACGCGTTTAGCTGAGCTATTTATTGAAGCTGGCGCGCCCAAAGGTGTGTTAAATGTGATCCATGGCGGTAAAGATCAGGTCAATAGATTACTTAATCACGACGACATAAGTGCGGTGTCATTTGTTGGCTCTGTCCCTGTCGGACAACATGTTTATAAAACAGCTACCGATAATATGAAACGCGCCCAATGTTTTGCCGGAGCGAAAAACCACTCTGTGATTATGCCTGATGCAAATAAGCAGCAAGTATTGAATAACCTAGTGGGCGCATCTGTCGGGGCTGCTGGTCAGCGCTGTATGGCTATATCGGTTGCGGTTTTTGTAGGGGATGCAGGTGAGTGGGTTGAAGAGCTGGCAAATATGATTGGTCAGGTAAAGCCTGGATTATGGGACGACGAAGACGCCGCGTATGGGCCGTTGATTAGCCCGCAAGCTAAGGCGCGAGTGTTATCCCTTATTCAACAAGGTAAAGATGAAGGCGCTACGTGTTTGATTGATGGTAGCGACTTTACGTTAAAAGGTTATGAAAAGGGCAACTGGGTTGGGCCAACTGTGTTCAGCGATGTTACTGAAGAGATGCAAATTTATCAGCAAGAAATCTTTGGCCCAGTGCTGTGCTGCATGGTGGTAGATACATTAGAAGAAGCCATTGCGCTGGTGAATCGTAATCCATTTGGTAATGGAACCTCAATTTTCACTGCAAGTGGTGCGGCGGCGCGCAAGTATCAGCATGAAATAGAAGTAGGACAGGTGGGTATTAATGTACCGATCCCTGTGCCATTGCCATTCTTTTCATTCACGGGCTGGAAAAATTCCTTCTACGGCGACATGCATGCTTATGGCAAACAAGCGGTACGCTTTTATTCTGAAACCAAAACCGTGACAGCTCGCTGGTTTGAAAACGATATTCCATCTGGTCCTAACATGACCATCAACTTAAAGTAA
- a CDS encoding acyl-CoA dehydrogenase family protein translates to MNFDLTEDQQAFADTARQFAEQALAPNAAKWDKEHHFPKDVIQQAGELGFCGLYTSEEDGGLGLSRLDSSIIFEQLSMGCTATTAMMTIHNMATWMIAKWGKPALKDKWCPDLVTGKLLASYCLTEPGSGSDAAALRTGAKVDGDEYVLNGSKMFISGAGETEVLVVMARTGGEGPKGISAFLVPADTQGIIYGKAEDKMGWNAQPTRLITFDNVRISKINLLGEEGQGFSFAMQGLDGGRVNIATCSIGTAQQALNTATAYMKERTQFGKPLAAFQALQFKLADMATELVAARQMVRLAAFKLDNQDPERSAYCAMAKRFATDIGFEVCNQALQIHGGYGYIQEYPLERHVRDVRVHQILEGTNEIMRMIVGRRLLADDAGKIL, encoded by the coding sequence ATGAACTTTGATTTGACCGAAGATCAGCAAGCCTTTGCTGATACAGCCCGCCAATTTGCCGAACAGGCTCTGGCGCCTAATGCTGCAAAGTGGGACAAAGAACATCACTTTCCGAAGGACGTGATTCAACAAGCTGGTGAACTGGGTTTCTGTGGTTTGTATACCAGTGAAGAGGATGGTGGTTTGGGCTTGAGCCGCTTGGATTCGTCGATTATTTTCGAACAGCTATCTATGGGCTGTACAGCTACTACGGCCATGATGACGATCCATAATATGGCGACTTGGATGATTGCCAAATGGGGTAAACCAGCACTCAAAGATAAGTGGTGCCCAGATTTAGTCACAGGCAAGTTGCTAGCATCTTACTGTTTGACGGAACCCGGTTCAGGCTCTGACGCTGCCGCCTTACGTACAGGTGCAAAAGTGGATGGTGATGAGTATGTACTCAATGGCTCTAAAATGTTTATTTCGGGTGCGGGAGAAACCGAAGTGCTGGTGGTTATGGCGCGCACTGGCGGTGAAGGTCCTAAAGGGATTTCAGCGTTTTTAGTGCCGGCTGACACACAAGGTATTATTTACGGCAAGGCCGAGGATAAAATGGGTTGGAATGCTCAGCCCACTCGCTTAATTACATTCGATAATGTGCGTATTTCGAAAATTAATTTACTTGGTGAAGAAGGCCAAGGTTTTAGTTTCGCGATGCAGGGCTTGGACGGAGGGCGCGTCAATATCGCCACTTGCTCAATCGGCACTGCTCAGCAAGCGCTGAACACCGCAACCGCTTATATGAAAGAGCGTACCCAATTCGGTAAACCGTTAGCTGCTTTTCAGGCATTGCAGTTCAAGCTAGCTGATATGGCTACAGAGCTTGTGGCTGCGAGACAAATGGTGCGCCTGGCGGCCTTTAAATTAGATAATCAAGATCCTGAGCGCAGCGCGTATTGCGCCATGGCGAAGCGTTTCGCGACGGATATAGGATTTGAAGTGTGTAATCAAGCGCTACAAATTCACGGTGGTTACGGTTACATTCAAGAATATCCGTTAGAACGTCATGTTCGAGATGTGCGTGTTCATCAAATACTCGAAGGTACCAATGAAATTATGCGCATGATAGTCGGGCGACGTTTATTAGCTGACGATGCGGGTAAAATTTTATAA
- a CDS encoding enoyl-CoA hydratase/isomerase family protein: MSDCVIFQERATKNGMKIGHATLNRPSALNALNMDMIEALMPQLLAWQQNADICMVILDGAGEKGLCAGGDVVAMHNAMASNPKAVPASLQRFFSEEYKLDFLIHTYAKPFVVWGGGIVMGGGMGLMNGASHRIVTDTSRLAMPEINIGLYPDVGGSWFLNNMPPGCGLFLGMTGASMNAADALYVNMADYFIPNDLKNQWLVSLDELPWSKDEAANKNQLSVLCADLHQQHQALLPHSKVQALQDNLSPLASVTTAAGVAKRILALNAGDDKWLDKAQKTLQTGSPISANLVFKQLHNGQSMTLAECFKMELVMSSRCGEFGEFQEGVRALLVDKDHQPNWRYPTIESVPNEIMVWFFDSPWQANEHPLSALGKE; the protein is encoded by the coding sequence GTGTCTGATTGCGTTATTTTTCAAGAACGGGCCACTAAAAATGGCATGAAGATAGGCCATGCAACCCTCAATCGACCGAGTGCCTTAAATGCACTGAATATGGACATGATAGAAGCGTTAATGCCACAGCTTTTAGCTTGGCAGCAAAATGCTGATATTTGTATGGTGATCCTTGATGGTGCTGGCGAAAAAGGATTGTGCGCCGGAGGAGACGTTGTCGCGATGCATAACGCCATGGCGAGCAACCCTAAAGCCGTGCCCGCCTCACTGCAGCGTTTTTTTAGTGAGGAGTATAAGCTTGATTTCCTTATTCACACCTATGCTAAACCCTTTGTGGTGTGGGGAGGAGGAATTGTAATGGGTGGCGGTATGGGCTTGATGAATGGAGCGAGCCATCGCATTGTCACCGATACGTCACGTTTGGCCATGCCAGAAATCAATATCGGTTTATATCCTGATGTAGGCGGAAGCTGGTTTCTAAACAACATGCCCCCAGGTTGTGGACTGTTTTTAGGCATGACAGGCGCCAGTATGAATGCCGCGGATGCGCTATACGTTAATATGGCCGACTATTTTATCCCCAACGACTTAAAAAATCAGTGGTTAGTCAGCCTTGATGAGTTGCCTTGGAGTAAAGATGAAGCCGCCAACAAAAACCAATTAAGTGTTCTTTGTGCGGATTTACATCAGCAGCATCAAGCCTTATTGCCGCATAGTAAGGTACAAGCACTACAAGATAATCTCAGTCCCCTTGCAAGTGTAACCACTGCGGCTGGGGTTGCGAAACGCATACTGGCCTTAAACGCAGGTGATGATAAATGGCTTGATAAAGCCCAGAAGACCTTACAAACGGGTTCACCTATCAGTGCAAATTTGGTCTTCAAACAATTGCACAATGGCCAGAGTATGACCTTGGCGGAATGTTTTAAGATGGAATTGGTGATGTCATCCCGTTGCGGAGAATTCGGCGAATTTCAAGAAGGTGTGCGGGCGTTATTGGTGGATAAAGATCACCAACCAAACTGGCGATACCCCACGATTGAAAGCGTTCCAAATGAAATCATGGTCTGGTTTTTTGATAGTCCATGGCAAGCAAATGAGCATCCCCTTAGCGCCCTAGGTAAGGAGTAG
- the mmsB gene encoding 3-hydroxyisobutyrate dehydrogenase, whose product MSLSNYTIAFIGLGNMGGPMAANLLKAQAKVKVFDLVPEAVTELKNKGATAVNSAVDAVDGADIVISMLPAGKHVKSLYLGDSEGGTAGLIDVLTEDTLVIDSSTIDAASSISVGNALSEKGIRFLDAPVSGGTAGAAAGTLTFIVGGEEAAYQSALPVLQAMGKNIFHAGLNGAGQIAKICNNMLLSVLMLGTSEALQMAIDNGLDPKVMSDIMLQSSGRNWTLELYNPCPDVMPNVPSSNDYKGGFMVDLMRKDLGLALDTALKSHSTTPMGAMAQNLYNMHSMQGNGQRDFSSIFELFSVQKPKA is encoded by the coding sequence ATGTCATTATCAAATTATACTATCGCGTTTATCGGTTTAGGCAACATGGGCGGACCAATGGCGGCCAATCTGCTTAAAGCTCAAGCTAAGGTTAAGGTATTTGACCTAGTGCCCGAAGCTGTCACTGAGCTAAAAAATAAGGGAGCAACAGCGGTAAATAGTGCAGTAGATGCCGTGGATGGCGCAGATATTGTGATATCTATGCTGCCAGCTGGCAAACACGTAAAAAGCTTATATTTAGGAGATAGTGAAGGTGGTACTGCTGGGCTTATAGATGTATTAACGGAAGACACCTTGGTTATCGATTCGAGCACCATTGATGCAGCCTCGTCAATTTCAGTGGGTAATGCATTAAGCGAAAAAGGCATACGCTTTCTCGACGCGCCCGTTTCGGGTGGCACAGCGGGCGCTGCTGCGGGAACGTTAACATTTATTGTGGGTGGTGAAGAAGCAGCCTATCAAAGTGCTTTACCTGTGTTGCAGGCCATGGGAAAAAATATATTCCATGCTGGTCTAAATGGCGCAGGACAAATCGCTAAAATTTGCAATAACATGTTGTTATCGGTGTTAATGCTCGGTACTTCAGAAGCCTTGCAAATGGCGATTGATAATGGACTTGATCCCAAGGTGATGTCAGACATTATGCTGCAAAGTTCAGGGCGAAACTGGACACTGGAGTTATACAATCCATGTCCAGATGTGATGCCAAATGTGCCTTCATCCAATGACTATAAAGGCGGTTTTATGGTGGATTTGATGCGAAAAGACTTAGGCTTAGCCTTAGACACTGCGCTCAAAAGTCACTCAACTACGCCTATGGGGGCTATGGCGCAAAATTTGTATAATATGCACAGTATGCAAGGTAATGGTCAGCGAGACTTTTCAAGTATATTTGAGCTATTTTCTGTACAAAAGCCTAAAGCGTAG
- a CDS encoding SDR family oxidoreductase, whose product MQLEGSVIAITGAAQGLGRAMAQEFAQQGASVALIDMQKESLEQAAKELRSLGVKVEYYVVNVTNEAEVEVAFADIGMDFGQLNGLINSAGIMRDGMLLKVKDGKVVSKMSKEQFQSVLDVNVTGTFLCGREAAKQMIESKSEGVIINISSVSRAGNIGQTNYSASKAAVATMTVSWGKELARFGIRTGCIAPGLVETAMAAQMRPEMREAFLNTVPMRRLAEVDELAHTARYIFENDYFTGRTIELDGGTRV is encoded by the coding sequence ATGCAGTTAGAAGGTAGCGTTATTGCGATCACCGGAGCGGCTCAAGGTTTAGGCCGCGCTATGGCACAAGAGTTTGCTCAGCAAGGAGCGAGCGTTGCACTTATCGATATGCAAAAAGAATCGCTAGAACAAGCCGCTAAAGAATTACGCAGTTTAGGTGTGAAAGTAGAATATTACGTGGTAAATGTTACTAACGAGGCGGAAGTAGAAGTGGCATTTGCCGATATCGGTATGGATTTTGGCCAGTTAAATGGTTTGATTAATAGTGCAGGCATTATGCGCGATGGTATGTTGCTTAAGGTGAAAGATGGCAAAGTAGTCTCCAAGATGTCCAAAGAGCAATTCCAGTCAGTGTTAGATGTGAATGTTACGGGCACATTTTTATGTGGCCGAGAAGCCGCCAAGCAAATGATCGAAAGTAAGAGTGAGGGCGTGATTATCAATATCTCGTCAGTATCCCGTGCTGGTAATATTGGACAAACCAATTACTCTGCATCTAAAGCCGCTGTCGCTACAATGACCGTGTCGTGGGGTAAAGAGTTAGCACGTTTTGGTATACGCACCGGTTGCATTGCCCCAGGTTTAGTCGAAACCGCAATGGCAGCACAAATGCGCCCAGAAATGCGTGAAGCATTTTTGAATACTGTGCCGATGCGCCGCTTAGCTGAGGTAGATGAACTGGCGCACACGGCTAGGTATATTTTTGAAAACGATTATTTCACCGGACGCACCATTGAGCTAGATGGCGGCACGCGGGTCTAA
- a CDS encoding DUF4397 domain-containing protein yields the protein MFKKKIKTVFFNTIIAALTLSLSACDLSSSSGTDAKGYYQFVNLVPQSPAIEVVIEDESLDELAYGDASAIDYVSKGSYDLAFNQILPNSQNDEFTSSDSVNVSKNKISTYVMYGDTDAPSFITFQTDISDLFDDDFDEDYDAIIQFANIADLNTDIDVYLLAEGEDLLNKVADFTLAYSDDSDEVEVEKGVYKIIVTESGTDTILASSDSITISTGDAIIFALTGYLVAGSDELINAIVEIETDGARLLTNEAQSANVRFAHGISNSDYLDVYLTEADVDATLLASTLEFGAISDSFNIDIDDVDEGDTRYFYLVDNDTSEKIDTFTLNLQPSSRLLVLTAGDNASSITVNDNEEDLRVISTHAKLLINHSIDDIKSNAIEVVIVSDGGNPDSYTPQVELSYMSNEQYELESGDYDIYIYNASTGELIIETSLRGVDEGDVINLIATDYAYGGSPYQLQTYFNY from the coding sequence ATGTTTAAGAAAAAAATTAAAACTGTATTTTTTAATACCATTATTGCTGCGTTAACATTAAGTTTATCCGCATGTGATCTAAGTAGCAGCAGTGGCACTGATGCAAAAGGATACTATCAGTTCGTTAATCTCGTTCCACAATCCCCCGCTATTGAAGTGGTAATCGAAGACGAATCTTTAGACGAATTGGCCTACGGTGATGCCAGCGCGATTGATTATGTCAGTAAAGGAAGTTACGACTTAGCGTTCAATCAAATATTACCTAATTCACAAAACGATGAATTTACCAGTAGTGACAGCGTTAACGTATCAAAGAATAAAATCAGTACATATGTCATGTATGGCGACACAGACGCGCCATCATTTATCACATTTCAAACTGATATTTCAGATTTATTCGATGACGATTTCGATGAAGACTATGATGCAATCATTCAGTTTGCCAACATAGCAGACCTAAACACAGATATTGATGTGTACTTGTTAGCTGAGGGAGAAGATCTGCTAAATAAAGTTGCGGATTTTACTTTGGCATACAGTGATGACAGCGACGAAGTCGAAGTCGAAAAAGGGGTATACAAGATCATCGTAACGGAGTCTGGTACAGATACAATACTCGCTTCATCCGATAGTATTACCATTTCAACAGGAGACGCCATAATCTTCGCATTAACGGGTTACCTTGTTGCTGGTTCAGATGAGTTAATTAACGCGATAGTCGAAATTGAAACAGATGGCGCTCGATTACTTACCAATGAAGCACAGTCTGCCAATGTACGTTTTGCTCACGGCATATCCAATTCTGACTATCTAGATGTGTACTTAACTGAGGCAGATGTCGATGCTACATTATTGGCCAGCACGTTAGAATTCGGCGCCATATCTGATTCTTTTAATATTGATATTGATGATGTAGATGAAGGCGATACGCGATATTTTTATTTGGTCGATAACGATACAAGTGAAAAAATTGACACCTTCACCTTAAACCTTCAGCCCAGTAGCAGGTTATTAGTTCTCACCGCAGGTGATAATGCTTCCAGTATTACAGTAAATGACAATGAAGAAGACTTACGTGTCATTAGCACTCACGCCAAATTACTCATAAATCATAGTATTGACGATATTAAAAGTAACGCAATTGAGGTGGTCATTGTTAGTGATGGCGGTAACCCAGACTCATATACTCCTCAGGTGGAACTAAGTTATATGAGCAATGAGCAATATGAGTTAGAAAGCGGCGATTACGATATTTATATCTATAACGCATCAACTGGCGAATTGATTATTGAAACGTCTTTGCGGGGTGTTGATGAAGGCGACGTCATTAATCTTATTGCCACCGACTACGCTTATGGTGGCTCCCCTTATCAACTGCAAACCTATTTTAACTATTAA